Proteins from a genomic interval of Bradyrhizobium sp. CCGB01:
- a CDS encoding helix-turn-helix domain-containing protein: protein MGKRPLEIAAGDVTIGDPSIRGAYITQTAHGNFQTALLPRKALLRACPNAEDLIARSISGANPITSMYLRYYDLAHTYADKLAPAELDAVSQHLFDLAVLMIGARGDVAEEARMRGLAAARLETLKSDILAQLDSPALSLTVLSAAHRVSPRTIQLLFEQAGITYSGFVLEQRLLRAERLLRNPNLRTRKIIEIAQLAGFHDVSYFHRAFRRRFGRTPDDVRKLAGEAN, encoded by the coding sequence ATGGGGAAGCGCCCGCTGGAGATTGCCGCCGGCGACGTCACGATCGGCGACCCCTCGATCAGGGGCGCCTACATCACCCAGACGGCGCACGGCAATTTCCAGACCGCGCTGCTGCCGCGCAAGGCGCTGCTGCGGGCGTGCCCGAATGCCGAGGATTTGATCGCGCGGTCGATCTCCGGCGCCAATCCGATCACGTCGATGTATTTGCGGTATTACGACCTTGCGCATACCTATGCCGACAAGCTCGCACCCGCGGAGCTCGATGCCGTCTCACAGCATTTGTTCGACCTCGCCGTGCTGATGATCGGAGCGCGCGGCGATGTCGCCGAGGAAGCTCGCATGCGCGGGCTTGCGGCAGCGCGCCTCGAAACGCTCAAATCCGACATCCTCGCACAGCTGGACAGCCCCGCGCTGTCGCTCACCGTCCTTTCGGCCGCGCATAGGGTCAGCCCGCGCACCATCCAGCTGCTGTTCGAGCAGGCCGGCATCACCTATAGCGGATTCGTGCTGGAACAGCGGCTGCTGCGCGCCGAACGGCTGCTTCGAAACCCGAACCTGCGCACGCGCAAGATCATCGAGATCGCGCAGCTCGCCGGATTTCACGACGTCTCCTACTTCCATCGCGCATTCCGCCGCCGCTTCGGACGGACGCCCGACGACGTCAGGAAGCTGGCCGGCGAGGCGAATTAG
- a CDS encoding helix-turn-helix domain-containing protein — protein sequence MNLVFTTDDLEPSKRYAAWQGAICDVYVHVDVNAEERSDYHGFIREARFGAVTMTDVLLSEQRISRRERHIAKLDKDCYYLEFVQQGRINVLQAGQTLLSNPGVSTIFSASEAYDLECVGKVRSLYLEIPRAEFSTRFSDGRLPVITTMATSRGLGRIAAEFCATLAAEGATLDETARTRLGGELMDVLALALDMGDRDEFSEDASAQQARLRSVKAWIEAHLTDADLSLEKIAKNNGVSLRHLHYLFRLTDVSVSEWILDRRLQRCYDVLTRPELRSLSITEVAYQLGFSSSSYFSTVFRRKFGHSPSDLRRR from the coding sequence ATGAACCTGGTATTCACGACGGACGATCTGGAGCCGTCCAAGCGCTATGCCGCGTGGCAAGGTGCCATTTGCGATGTCTACGTCCATGTCGACGTGAACGCCGAGGAGCGATCCGACTATCACGGCTTCATTCGCGAGGCGCGGTTCGGCGCCGTCACGATGACGGACGTCCTTTTGTCCGAGCAGCGCATCTCGCGCCGCGAGCGGCACATCGCGAAGCTAGACAAGGATTGCTACTACCTCGAATTCGTTCAGCAGGGCCGCATCAACGTTCTCCAGGCGGGCCAGACCCTGCTGTCGAATCCCGGTGTGAGCACGATCTTCTCGGCCTCAGAGGCCTATGACCTCGAATGTGTCGGCAAGGTGCGATCGCTCTACCTCGAAATCCCGCGCGCGGAATTCTCGACGCGCTTCAGCGATGGTCGATTGCCTGTGATCACGACAATGGCGACGAGCCGCGGCCTTGGAAGGATCGCCGCCGAATTCTGCGCGACGCTTGCCGCGGAGGGCGCGACGCTGGACGAGACCGCGAGGACCCGGCTCGGCGGCGAGTTGATGGACGTGCTGGCACTCGCCCTCGACATGGGCGACCGGGACGAGTTCTCGGAGGATGCGAGCGCGCAGCAGGCCCGCCTGCGCTCGGTCAAGGCCTGGATCGAGGCGCACCTCACCGATGCGGACCTGTCGCTGGAGAAGATCGCCAAGAACAACGGGGTGTCGCTCAGGCATCTGCATTATCTCTTCCGGCTTACCGATGTCTCCGTATCCGAATGGATTTTGGATCGCCGGCTTCAGCGCTGTTACGACGTCCTGACCCGGCCTGAGCTGCGCTCCCTGTCGATCACGGAAGTCGCCTATCAGCTGGGCTTCAGCAGCTCGTCCTATTTCAGCACGGTGTTTCGCAGGAAGTTCGGGCACAGCCCGTCGGACTTGCGGCGGCGCTAG
- a CDS encoding MFS transporter: MTSRPSSPRLWPLYAVNFFMADMQSGIGPFVGVFLQDRGWASGLIGTAMTIGNVAGMLVTTPIGGFIDSSRNKRLWVVIPGICVVLASAIILISQNFWAVTFSQVAQSLASAAIVPAVTGITLGIARQKGFNALNGRNQAFNHAGNMVGAALSGYLGYRFGYVSVFVLAAVFGAIAIACVLMIPAKAIDDRASRGCKEDDPDSAPDAFTILIRHRALLVLALALALFHLGNAAIVPLYGLAAVAEGQANGPTFVATTVVIAQGVMIVTSLIAMKAASKRNYWPVILVSFMFLPIRGVLAFFVTGWWGVVPMQVLDGIGTGLQTVAVPGMVARSLDGTGRINLGQGAVITVQGVGASLSPALGGWIAQWIGYGPTFLLLGGFGLASMALWMAFGAAVRKY; encoded by the coding sequence ATGACATCGCGCCCCTCCTCGCCCCGCCTCTGGCCCCTCTACGCAGTCAACTTCTTCATGGCCGACATGCAGTCGGGCATCGGCCCGTTCGTCGGCGTGTTCCTCCAGGATCGCGGTTGGGCGAGCGGATTGATCGGCACCGCCATGACAATCGGCAATGTCGCGGGCATGCTGGTCACGACGCCGATCGGCGGCTTCATCGATTCCAGCCGCAACAAGCGGCTGTGGGTGGTCATTCCCGGCATCTGCGTGGTGCTTGCGTCCGCAATCATCCTCATCTCGCAGAATTTCTGGGCCGTGACGTTCTCCCAGGTCGCCCAATCGCTGGCGAGCGCCGCGATCGTGCCGGCGGTCACGGGCATCACCCTCGGCATCGCGAGGCAGAAGGGTTTCAATGCGCTGAACGGCCGCAACCAGGCCTTCAACCACGCCGGCAACATGGTCGGCGCCGCGCTGTCGGGCTATCTCGGCTACAGGTTCGGCTATGTGTCCGTGTTCGTGTTGGCGGCCGTGTTCGGCGCCATCGCGATCGCCTGCGTGCTGATGATTCCCGCAAAGGCGATCGACGATCGCGCCTCGCGCGGCTGCAAGGAGGATGATCCCGACAGCGCGCCGGACGCGTTCACCATATTGATCAGGCACCGGGCGCTGCTCGTGCTGGCGCTGGCGCTCGCGCTGTTTCATCTCGGCAACGCCGCGATCGTGCCGCTCTACGGACTTGCAGCGGTGGCCGAAGGCCAGGCCAACGGCCCGACCTTCGTCGCGACCACCGTCGTGATCGCGCAGGGCGTGATGATCGTGACGTCGCTGATCGCGATGAAGGCGGCGAGCAAACGTAACTACTGGCCGGTGATCCTGGTCTCCTTCATGTTCCTGCCCATCCGCGGCGTGCTCGCCTTCTTCGTCACGGGATGGTGGGGCGTCGTGCCGATGCAGGTGCTCGACGGCATCGGCACGGGGCTTCAGACCGTCGCCGTTCCAGGCATGGTCGCGCGCTCGCTCGACGGCACCGGCCGCATCAATCTCGGCCAGGGGGCCGTCATCACCGTGCAAGGCGTCGGCGCGAGCCTGAGCCCCGCGCTCGGCGGCTGGATCGCACAATGGATCGGCTACGGCCCGACCTTCCTGCTGCTCGGCGGCTTCGGACTCGCCTCGATGGCGCTGTGGATGGCGTTCGGCGCGGCGGTGAGGAAGTATTGA
- a CDS encoding outer membrane protein: MTRHASGLLPALLALGLGAFCATDATAADMALKAPPAPLPVFSWTGFYAGVHAGYGTGDGNSASVDPSALLALFPGVNNLTSTASAPFTLGVGQSGWLGGLQAGYNWQTGHVVAGVEADVSVAGIGGRASGSYAFRPVFLIGDFDNYTGTVTVTQDIDYLGTLRGRLGYASNNWLLYATGGLAWAHVKASLDSAHIRLTNNFPIPGLPAALDGHASASGFNVGYAVGGGGEWSFAPRWSLKAEYLYLNLGRQLSLSIPATSMPASDIELHTFRVGLNRQFAP, encoded by the coding sequence ATGACCCGTCATGCGAGCGGTCTCCTGCCGGCTCTTCTGGCGCTTGGCCTTGGTGCGTTTTGCGCCACTGACGCAACCGCCGCCGACATGGCGCTGAAAGCGCCGCCTGCACCGCTGCCGGTGTTCAGCTGGACAGGCTTCTATGCCGGCGTCCATGCCGGTTACGGCACCGGCGACGGCAACTCGGCGAGTGTCGATCCCAGTGCGCTGCTGGCGCTGTTTCCCGGCGTGAACAATCTGACCTCGACCGCGTCGGCGCCGTTCACGCTCGGCGTCGGCCAGTCCGGCTGGCTGGGTGGATTGCAGGCAGGCTACAACTGGCAGACCGGCCACGTCGTCGCCGGTGTCGAAGCCGACGTGAGCGTCGCCGGGATTGGCGGGCGGGCGTCAGGTTCTTATGCGTTCCGCCCCGTTTTTCTGATCGGCGATTTCGACAATTACACCGGCACTGTGACCGTGACCCAGGACATCGATTATCTCGGCACGCTGCGCGGCCGCCTGGGCTACGCCAGCAATAACTGGCTGCTCTATGCGACCGGCGGTCTCGCCTGGGCACATGTCAAGGCAAGCCTCGACAGTGCTCATATCCGATTGACCAACAACTTCCCGATCCCCGGGCTTCCGGCGGCGTTGGATGGACATGCGAGTGCGAGCGGCTTCAATGTCGGCTATGCGGTCGGCGGCGGCGGAGAATGGTCGTTCGCGCCGCGCTGGTCGCTAAAGGCGGAATATCTGTATCTCAACCTTGGCCGCCAGCTTTCTTTGTCGATTCCCGCGACCAGCATGCCGGCCAGCGACATCGAGCTTCACACCTTCAGGGTCGGTCTGAACCGGCAATTCGCGCCGTGA
- a CDS encoding AMP-binding protein: protein MSSVLSSPITTRFTQPVKTIADIEALEQQSYESLVPARNLFHLFEATARLHPDRPALTVLTKGSRVSGDVTLTHRQLLAEIARAANLFRSRGIGQTGGTVAFLCPILPPLFPALLGAQIAGVASSINYLLNEDAIADLLEAQNATVLVIPAETADRAIWAKAANVAKRVPSLKTIFVIGANGPLPGGFLNFDEAIAGARDTLDFEPSTDRQAVCALFHTGGTTGRPKLVRLTHGNQIHAAWSFAQVHGLDELDAAVNGFPLFHVGGTMTIGLSILAAGGHVIIPSPYSLRSPDAIRDYWHTVERFGATIVSGVPTSIAALAEVPVGPSDIRTVRMALTGGAVAPKAVSERFQARTGITLFETYGMTETAAAIAFNPGRGTPVQGSVGFRAPFAQTKIVALDDADLRTECPPLTSGLVLVRGPQVFPGYLDPQHNKGVLTEDHWIVTGDVGYLTADQRLVLTGREKDLIVRSGHNIDPAAIEDVANAFPGVQMSSAVGMPDGYAGEVPILFVVPSPGQTIDLPQLREHLERNVNEPPARPKRVVQLESLPVTAVGKIFKPALRDLAVQEKVRSEIDRIFGPDTAADIRVEKDARLNTLVHISVDSSDQDLAKALAESLTPLPQTYRITTRSS from the coding sequence GTGAGCAGCGTCTTGTCATCGCCGATCACAACACGGTTCACGCAACCGGTTAAAACCATCGCCGATATCGAGGCGCTGGAGCAGCAGTCTTACGAGTCCCTCGTCCCTGCCCGCAATCTCTTCCATCTCTTCGAAGCCACGGCGCGCCTGCATCCGGACCGCCCCGCGCTGACCGTCCTGACCAAGGGCTCGCGCGTGTCAGGCGATGTCACGCTGACGCACCGGCAATTGCTCGCGGAGATCGCGCGCGCGGCCAATCTGTTCAGATCGCGCGGCATCGGACAAACCGGCGGCACTGTCGCATTTCTTTGCCCAATCCTGCCGCCGCTGTTTCCGGCGCTGCTCGGCGCCCAGATCGCCGGCGTTGCCAGCTCGATCAACTATCTCCTGAACGAGGATGCGATCGCCGACCTGCTCGAGGCGCAGAACGCGACGGTGCTGGTCATCCCCGCCGAAACAGCCGATCGCGCGATCTGGGCCAAGGCGGCCAACGTCGCGAAGCGCGTCCCATCGCTGAAGACCATCTTTGTGATCGGCGCGAACGGTCCTCTGCCTGGAGGTTTTCTAAACTTCGACGAGGCGATTGCGGGAGCGCGCGACACGCTAGACTTCGAGCCATCGACGGACCGCCAGGCCGTCTGCGCGCTCTTCCACACCGGCGGCACCACCGGACGGCCAAAGCTCGTTCGCCTGACCCATGGCAACCAGATCCATGCAGCCTGGAGCTTTGCGCAGGTTCACGGGTTGGATGAGCTGGATGCCGCCGTGAACGGCTTTCCGCTGTTTCACGTCGGCGGCACGATGACGATCGGCCTGTCGATCCTCGCTGCCGGCGGCCACGTGATCATTCCCTCGCCCTACAGCCTCAGAAGTCCCGATGCCATCAGAGACTATTGGCACACCGTCGAGCGGTTCGGCGCAACCATCGTCAGTGGCGTGCCAACATCGATTGCCGCGCTCGCCGAAGTACCGGTCGGACCTTCCGATATCCGCACCGTTCGCATGGCGCTCACCGGCGGCGCCGTGGCGCCGAAGGCCGTGAGCGAGAGGTTTCAGGCACGCACGGGGATTACGCTGTTCGAGACCTACGGCATGACCGAGACCGCAGCGGCGATCGCGTTCAATCCCGGCCGCGGAACTCCCGTGCAGGGCAGCGTCGGCTTCCGGGCGCCGTTTGCACAGACAAAGATCGTCGCGCTTGATGATGCCGACCTCAGGACGGAATGCCCGCCTCTCACCAGCGGTCTCGTCCTCGTCAGGGGGCCGCAAGTGTTTCCCGGATATCTCGATCCCCAGCACAACAAGGGCGTGCTCACCGAAGACCACTGGATCGTCACCGGCGACGTCGGCTATCTCACGGCGGATCAGCGCCTGGTGCTGACCGGGCGCGAGAAGGACCTGATCGTGCGCAGCGGTCACAACATCGATCCAGCCGCGATCGAGGACGTCGCCAATGCCTTCCCCGGCGTGCAGATGAGTTCAGCCGTCGGCATGCCGGACGGCTATGCCGGCGAGGTGCCTATTCTCTTTGTGGTGCCGTCTCCCGGACAGACCATCGACCTGCCGCAGCTGCGCGAGCATCTCGAGCGGAACGTCAATGAGCCGCCCGCGCGGCCGAAGCGCGTCGTCCAGCTCGAAAGCCTTCCGGTCACCGCGGTCGGCAAGATCTTCAAGCCCGCGCTCCGCGACCTCGCCGTTCAGGAGAAGGTCAGGAGCGAGATCGATCGCATCTTCGGACCGGACACCGCAGCCGACATTCGCGTCGAGAAGGACGCCAGGCTGAACACGCTGGTCCACATCTCCGTGGACTCCAGCGATCAAGATCTGGCCAAGGCACTCGCCGAAAGCCTGACACCGCTTCCACAGACTTATCGCATCACCACCCGATCGTCATAA
- a CDS encoding FadR/GntR family transcriptional regulator has protein sequence MPLAPLFRPIDVAPAYQKVADAIEREIVNGRIKPGDPIGTEHDLVRQFGVNRSTIREGIRVLEEGGLISRDSSRRLHACLPRYSKLASRLSRALVLHEVTFRELYEASMTLEVAGIEGAVERATEENLAELDDNLLRSEAVVGDPAALAECDAEFHVLVAKASQNRVLQLAREPAAQLFYPTTEMIVTGVAEGGPRLVAAHRHLIDAIRRRDREAGVLWTRRHLQDWQRGFEKIASLDRSVEHMYMEHAQAARRR, from the coding sequence GTGCCCCTCGCGCCGCTGTTCCGTCCGATCGATGTCGCGCCGGCCTATCAGAAGGTCGCCGACGCCATCGAGCGCGAGATCGTCAATGGCCGTATCAAGCCGGGCGATCCCATCGGGACCGAGCACGATCTGGTCCGGCAGTTCGGCGTCAACCGCTCCACCATTCGCGAAGGCATTCGTGTGCTGGAGGAGGGCGGGCTGATCAGCCGCGATTCCTCGCGCCGGCTGCACGCCTGCCTGCCGCGCTACAGCAAGCTCGCAAGCCGCCTTAGCCGCGCGCTGGTGCTGCACGAGGTGACCTTCCGCGAGCTCTACGAGGCTTCGATGACGCTGGAGGTGGCGGGCATCGAGGGCGCGGTGGAACGCGCGACGGAGGAGAACCTCGCCGAACTCGATGATAATCTCTTGCGCAGTGAGGCCGTGGTCGGCGATCCCGCGGCACTTGCCGAGTGCGACGCCGAATTCCACGTGCTGGTCGCAAAGGCCTCGCAGAACCGCGTGCTCCAGCTCGCGCGCGAGCCGGCGGCACAGCTGTTCTATCCGACCACCGAGATGATCGTGACGGGCGTCGCCGAAGGCGGACCGCGCCTCGTCGCCGCGCACCGCCATCTCATCGATGCGATCCGCCGCCGGGACCGCGAGGCCGGCGTGCTGTGGACGCGCCGCCATTTGCAGGACTGGCAGCGTGGTTTCGAGAAGATCGCCTCGCTCGATCGCTCGGTCGAGCACATGTACATGGAGCACGCGCAGGCGGCCCGGCGCAGATAG
- a CDS encoding acyl-CoA synthetase codes for MTGDTAATISKAREHSIGDLLRRSAGREPNKLAVSCGNVSWTFAEMDAICNRLGRGLLGLGARKGDRLAVLSRNSHAFAALRFALARIGAVLVPINFMLNPDEINFILKSSGAKLLATGPDFVEPARAASARDCAVEKMIWLPGEDPATAPAGLTTFDDLLDADSSFLEASVDSRDLAQIVYTSGTESLPKGAMLTHEAVMWQYVSCIIDGSMSVEDKFLHALPLYHCAQLDVFLGPQVYLGASGVITGKPTADNILALIQAHKITSFFAPPTIWIAMLRSPNFDKTDLSTLQKGYYGASIMPVEVLLELQRRLPNVKFWNFYGQTEIAPLATVLRPEDQLRKAGSAGKPVLNVETRVVNNSMEDVKVGEVGEIVHRSPHLLSGYYNDPVKTAAAFAGGWFHSGDLATVDEEGHITVVDRVKDMIKTGGENVASREVEEMVYRIPEVSEVAVVGLPDPRWIEAVTAIVVVKAGEKLDEDAVIKHCAGQMAHFKVPKRVIFVDALPKNPSGKLLKRELRQRFVGGETLDKAVQKSFGT; via the coding sequence ATGACCGGCGACACCGCAGCCACCATCTCGAAAGCGCGCGAGCATTCCATCGGTGATCTCCTGCGCCGCTCTGCGGGCCGCGAGCCGAACAAGCTTGCGGTGAGCTGCGGCAATGTGAGCTGGACCTTCGCCGAGATGGACGCGATCTGCAACCGGCTCGGCCGCGGCCTGCTCGGGCTCGGCGCCAGGAAGGGCGACCGTCTCGCCGTGCTCTCGCGCAACTCGCATGCCTTCGCCGCGCTGCGTTTCGCACTGGCGCGGATCGGCGCGGTGCTGGTGCCGATCAACTTCATGCTCAATCCGGACGAGATCAATTTCATCCTGAAGAGCTCCGGTGCAAAGCTGCTCGCGACAGGTCCGGATTTCGTCGAGCCGGCGCGCGCCGCGTCAGCCAGGGATTGCGCGGTCGAGAAGATGATCTGGCTGCCGGGCGAGGACCCCGCCACGGCGCCCGCGGGCCTCACCACCTTCGACGATCTGCTTGATGCCGACAGCTCGTTCCTGGAGGCATCGGTCGATAGCCGCGATCTCGCGCAGATCGTCTACACCAGCGGCACGGAGTCCCTGCCCAAGGGCGCGATGCTGACCCATGAAGCCGTGATGTGGCAGTATGTCAGCTGCATCATCGACGGCAGCATGAGCGTGGAGGACAAATTCCTGCACGCGCTGCCGCTCTATCATTGCGCCCAGCTCGACGTCTTCCTGGGGCCGCAAGTGTATCTCGGCGCTTCCGGCGTGATCACGGGCAAGCCGACCGCCGACAACATTCTGGCGCTGATCCAGGCGCACAAGATCACCTCGTTCTTTGCGCCGCCGACGATCTGGATCGCGATGCTGCGCTCGCCGAATTTCGACAAGACCGACCTGTCGACGCTTCAGAAGGGCTACTACGGCGCCTCCATCATGCCGGTTGAGGTGCTTCTCGAATTGCAGCGTCGCCTGCCCAACGTAAAATTCTGGAATTTCTACGGCCAGACCGAGATCGCACCGCTCGCGACCGTGCTGCGGCCCGAAGACCAGCTGCGCAAGGCCGGCTCGGCCGGCAAGCCCGTGCTCAATGTCGAGACCCGCGTGGTCAACAATTCGATGGAGGATGTGAAAGTCGGTGAGGTCGGCGAGATCGTGCACCGCTCGCCGCATCTGCTCTCCGGCTATTACAACGATCCCGTGAAGACGGCGGCGGCATTCGCCGGCGGCTGGTTTCACTCGGGCGATCTCGCCACCGTCGACGAAGAGGGCCACATCACCGTGGTCGACCGCGTCAAGGACATGATCAAGACCGGCGGCGAGAATGTCGCGAGCCGCGAGGTCGAGGAGATGGTCTACCGCATCCCCGAGGTCTCCGAGGTCGCCGTCGTCGGCCTGCCCGATCCGCGCTGGATCGAGGCGGTCACCGCGATCGTCGTGGTCAAGGCCGGGGAGAAGCTGGACGAGGATGCCGTCATCAAGCACTGCGCCGGCCAGATGGCGCATTTCAAGGTGCCCAAGCGCGTGATCTTCGTCGATGCGCTGCCGAAAAACCCGAGCGGCAAGCTGCTCAAGCGCGAGCTGCGCCAGCGCTTCGTCGGCGGCGAGACGCTCGACAAGGCGGTCCAGAAGAGCTTTGGCACCTGA
- a CDS encoding ABC transporter substrate-binding protein: MRPIAALVSAAGLLSAALTIPASAQQAPLKIGVLSDFSSVYSDIGGQGNVEATKMAIEDFGGQMFGKPIDMVAADVLNKPDVASTIARKWWETEGVDMIIDLPTSATALAVMELSKQNEKIMIVTDAASSDITGKSCSPYTAHWTYDTYANAHTVGSAIVKNGGDSWFFLTADYVFGHSVERDTSDVVKAAGGKVLGSVKHPLNTADFSSFLLQAQASKAKIIGLANGGGDTINAIKQAGEFGIVAGGQNLAAIVMFISDVHSLGLKLAQGLIITEAYYWDLNDKTRAFGKRFIERVKRMPTMNQAATYSATLHYLKAVQAAGTRDTKTVMAKMRELPVKDAFTDNGVLREDGRMVHSMYLFQVKKPEESKGPWDYYKLLAEVPADQAFRPLKDGGCPLVK; encoded by the coding sequence ATGAGACCTATCGCAGCCCTCGTGTCTGCGGCCGGCTTGCTGTCGGCTGCCCTGACCATCCCCGCTTCCGCCCAGCAGGCGCCGCTCAAGATCGGCGTGCTCTCCGACTTCTCCTCGGTCTATTCCGACATCGGCGGCCAGGGGAATGTCGAGGCCACCAAGATGGCCATCGAGGATTTCGGCGGCCAGATGTTCGGCAAGCCGATCGACATGGTCGCGGCCGACGTGCTCAACAAGCCCGACGTCGCCTCCACCATCGCCCGCAAATGGTGGGAGACCGAGGGCGTCGACATGATCATCGACCTGCCGACCTCGGCCACCGCACTCGCAGTGATGGAGCTGTCGAAGCAAAATGAGAAGATCATGATCGTGACGGACGCGGCGAGCTCCGACATCACCGGAAAATCCTGCTCGCCCTACACGGCGCACTGGACTTACGACACCTACGCCAACGCCCACACCGTCGGCAGCGCCATCGTCAAGAACGGCGGCGACAGCTGGTTCTTCCTCACCGCCGACTACGTGTTCGGCCATTCGGTCGAGCGCGACACCTCCGACGTCGTGAAGGCCGCGGGCGGCAAGGTGCTCGGCAGCGTCAAGCATCCGCTCAACACGGCTGATTTCTCGTCATTCCTGCTCCAGGCCCAGGCCTCCAAGGCCAAGATCATTGGGCTTGCCAATGGCGGCGGCGACACCATCAACGCGATCAAGCAGGCCGGCGAGTTCGGCATCGTCGCCGGCGGGCAGAACCTGGCGGCGATCGTGATGTTCATCTCCGACGTGCACAGCCTGGGGCTGAAGCTCGCACAAGGGCTGATCATCACCGAGGCCTATTACTGGGACCTCAACGACAAGACCCGCGCCTTCGGCAAGCGCTTCATCGAGCGCGTCAAGCGCATGCCGACCATGAACCAGGCCGCGACCTACAGCGCGACGCTGCACTACCTCAAGGCCGTGCAGGCCGCCGGCACCAGGGACACCAAGACGGTGATGGCGAAGATGCGCGAGCTGCCGGTGAAGGACGCCTTCACCGACAACGGCGTGCTGCGCGAGGACGGCCGCATGGTGCACAGCATGTACTTGTTCCAGGTGAAGAAGCCCGAGGAATCCAAGGGCCCGTGGGACTATTACAAGCTGCTCGCGGAAGTACCCGCCGACCAGGCCTTCCGTCCGCTGAAGGACGGCGGCTGCCCGCTGGTGAAGTGA
- a CDS encoding NAD(P)-dependent alcohol dehydrogenase, producing the protein MKAWQVARDWSIEGMELADLPEPAPGPGQVAVRIRAASLNYRDLLTVQGRGGVTRLPLIPFSDGAGEVIAVGEGVSRAAVGDRVCPMFFQSWIDGKVSATSRRYALGGTRPGVLQEVMLLDAEGVSRIPSHLSFLEAATLPCAGLTAWRALFEEAKVQPGDTVLVQGTGGVSIFALQFAKLAGASVIVTSSSDEKLARAKALGADHTINYRSVPEWGKAASELTGGGVDHVVEVGGKDTFAQSLEAARVGGNILVIGVLTGFSQQIAIPSLFSKNLHVIGLSVGSRRMFEGMTAAIGRNGMKPVIDRVFDFDAVPDALRLMQQGGHFGKIVVEFA; encoded by the coding sequence ATGAAAGCCTGGCAGGTTGCGCGCGACTGGTCGATCGAGGGAATGGAGCTGGCCGATCTGCCCGAGCCCGCGCCTGGCCCGGGCCAGGTCGCGGTGCGGATTCGGGCGGCATCCCTGAACTACCGCGATCTGCTCACGGTGCAGGGTAGGGGCGGCGTTACCAGATTGCCGCTGATCCCGTTCTCGGACGGCGCGGGTGAGGTGATCGCCGTCGGCGAGGGCGTTAGCCGCGCTGCGGTCGGAGACCGTGTCTGTCCGATGTTCTTCCAGTCCTGGATCGACGGGAAGGTCTCGGCGACCAGCCGCCGCTACGCGCTCGGCGGCACGCGTCCGGGTGTGTTGCAGGAGGTCATGCTGCTCGACGCCGAGGGCGTCAGTCGCATCCCGTCGCACCTGTCTTTCCTGGAGGCGGCGACGTTGCCTTGCGCAGGCCTTACCGCCTGGCGCGCGCTGTTCGAGGAGGCAAAAGTGCAGCCCGGCGACACCGTGCTGGTGCAGGGCACCGGCGGCGTGTCGATCTTCGCTCTGCAATTCGCAAAGCTCGCAGGCGCAAGCGTAATCGTGACGTCGTCGAGCGACGAAAAGCTCGCGCGCGCCAAGGCGCTCGGCGCCGACCACACCATCAACTATCGTTCGGTGCCGGAATGGGGCAAGGCCGCATCGGAGTTGACCGGCGGCGGTGTCGATCACGTCGTCGAGGTCGGTGGCAAGGACACCTTTGCGCAATCGCTCGAAGCGGCGCGGGTCGGCGGCAACATTCTGGTGATCGGCGTGCTCACGGGCTTCTCGCAGCAGATCGCGATCCCGAGCCTGTTCTCCAAGAATTTGCACGTAATCGGCCTGTCCGTCGGCAGCCGTCGCATGTTCGAGGGAATGACGGCCGCGATCGGGCGAAACGGCATGAAGCCGGTCATCGACCGTGTATTCGATTTCGACGCCGTGCCAGATGCGCTGCGGCTGATGCAGCAGGGCGGCCATTTCGGCAAGATCGTGGTCGAATTCGCCTAA